One Acanthopagrus latus isolate v.2019 chromosome 12, fAcaLat1.1, whole genome shotgun sequence genomic region harbors:
- the LOC119029797 gene encoding tripartite motif-containing protein 16-like: MAQKAVQLDRETFSCPICLDLLKDPVATPCGHSYCKNCIKDHWDTEHEKRIYSCPQCRKSFTPRPELLKNTMLAALVEQLKKTGLQAAPADLCYAGPEDVACDVCTGRKLRAVKSCLVCLASYCEKHLQPHYDVAPLKKHKLVEPSEKLQENICSRHNEVMKMFCRTDQQCICYLCSVDEHKGHDTVSAAAERTERQRELEGSRHNIQQRIQDREEDVKLLQQEVEAINGSADKAVEHSEKIFTQLIRLMEERRSDVKQQVRSQQETEVSRVKELQEKLEQEITELKRKDAELKKLSHTEDHNQFLHNYSSLSALSESTHSSSINIRPLKYFEDVTAAVSELRDKLQDVLRDTWTNISLTVTDVDVLPSQPENMTRADFLRYSCEITLDPNTAHRRLLLSEGNRKATMSQEQSYPDHPDRFTGWEQVLSRESLTGRCYWEVEWREGVGVAVEYKNISRAGWSYECGFGFNDKSWMLDCYTDGYNFWHNKVQTPVSGPQSSRVGVYLDHSAGILSFYSVSDTMTLLHRVQTTFTQPLYAGLYVFGLDSTAELIKVK; encoded by the coding sequence ATGGCGCAGAAAGCAGTTCAGCTGGACCGAGAGACTTTCTCTTGTCCGATCTGTttggatctactgaaggatccggtgGCTactccctgtggacacagctactgcaagAACTGTATTAAAGACCACTGGGACACAGAGCATGAGAAGAGGatctacagctgccctcagtgcaggaagagcttcacaccgaggcctgagctgctgaaaaacaccatgttagcagctttagtggagcagctgaagaagactggactccaagctgctcctgctgatctctgctatgctggacctgaagatgtggcctgtgatgtctgcactgggaggaaactgagagcagttaagtcctgtctggtctgtctggcctcttactgtgagaaacacctccagcctcattaTGATGTGGCTccattaaagaaacacaagctggtggagccgtcagagaagctccaggagaacatctgctctcgtcacaatgaggtgatgaagatgttctgccgtactgatcagcagtgtatctgttatctctgctctgtggacgaacataaaggccacgacacagtgtcagctgcagcagagaggactgagaggcagagagagctggaggggagtcgacacaacatccagcagagaatccaggacagagaggaagatgtgaagctgcttcaacaggaggtggaggccatcaatggctctgctgataaagcagtggagcacagtgagaagatcttcacccagctgatccgtctcatggaggaaagacgctctgatgtgaagcagcaggtcagatcccagcaggaaactgaagtgagtcgagtcaaagagcttcaggagaagctggagcaggagatcactgagctgaagaggaaagacgctgagctgaagaagctctcacacacagaggatcacaaccagtttctacacaactactcctcactgtcagcactcagtgagtctacacactcatccagcatcaacatccgtcctctcaagtactttgaggatgtgacagcagctgtgtcagagctcagagacaaactacaggacgtcctgagagacacatggaccaacatctcactgacagtgactgaTGTGGATGTTTTACCTTCACAACCAGAGAACATGACCAGAGCTGACTTCTTAAGATATTCAtgtgaaatcacactggatccaaacacagcacacagacgtCTGTTATTAtctgaggggaacagaaaagcaacaatGAGTCAAGAACAGTCTtatcctgatcatccagacagattcactGGGTGGGAGCAGGTCCTGagcagagagagtctgactggacgttgttactgggaggtggagtggagagaAGGAGTTGGTGTAGCAGTCGAATACAAGAATATCAGCAGAGCAGGGTGGTCATATGAATGTGGATTTGGATTCAATGACAAATCTTGGATGTTAGATTGTTACACAGACGGTTATAACTTTTGGCACAACAAAGTCCAAACTCCCGTCTCAGGTCCTCagtcctccagagttggagtgtacctggatcacagtgcaggtattctgtccttctacagcgtctctgacaccatgactctcctccacagagtccagaccacattcactcagccgctctATGCTGGACTTTATGTTTTTGGTCTTGACTCCACTGCTGAGTTGATTAAAGTCAAATAG